The genomic window TCTAATTGAAAACAATGTGTTTTGGTCGTTTGAtgaccttctctctgtctctgtctctctctgtctctgtctgtctctctgtctctctgtctactgtgtatctctctctgtctctctctctttctctctatctctctgtttgtctctctctgtcagcTGTATTAGTGTTTTCAAAGAAAGTTGATCTCAAAGAGTTTTTCCTTCCCTAGTTTATCCATTGCAGCTTTCTTTATGgaagcaaagaactgggaaaaaaagtttaatgttcattgatttggggaatggctttaaaATGTGGTATATAAATGAGGAAGAACATTAATATATCCTAGGAAATGATGAGAATGAAGGAtttagagaagcatgggaagcCTTATCAGAGACAATGCAAAGTAAGCAGAATATACACAAGGGTTATAGCAATGTGAATGTGGAACAGTGACAAGAGCACTCAGTTAGAGGGCAGATTAAAATAGGTTCAGATCCCACCCTCTAACTCTTACCATCAGCATGACTTTTGTTTATTCCCCTAATTcccttaaacctcagtttcctcaaaagcaaaatgagaagattggagtAAATGGTCCTTaatatcctttcaatttctagattatgattctatgaagcaaaatagaaaaaataacaacaactaaaaagaaactgaataccGTGTAATTGCAATGTCCAAGCCTGACCCCAGAAAAGAGATAGGAGAAGGTACTTTTGTCTCCTCTTTGCAGAAGTGAGGGACTATAGGTGTGGAATAGTTCCTAGACTGTCAGACATGGATGGTTGATTTATGTTgaactgtttttctctttctcgttttatttttaaatctatattttggggaatggcttactggggagaaaagagaggaggctTGTCTGTATACTGAAGGTAACTTAATCAGCATGGCTTTATTTGGCAATCAAACATCTCAGAAAATAGGGAAAGTAGAAAATGAATTTACATAATGTTTCATATACCTTATAAAGTCAAcagaaacagataattttcaaatTAACTGACAAAATGAGATCTTGTTCATTTCTGACTCATTATCAGTCCATTTGGCtcagtccttaccattcttctacctgggaaccaatactcagtattgattccaaaacagaaggcaaggattgtttGTTAAAATTTGATTAGAATTATGATAGAAGGCAATCTTGAGCTgcactcagaaaaaaaaagaagccccTTGTTCTTAGGTTTTCCACATTTGCTCTCTAAGTTTCAGTGATGATTGACCATTTCTCCCCTTTTCATTGTCCTAATTGCCCATCTACTGCGAATTCAAATGCACGTGGAAACATTATAATGAAAATTCTTgagtcttctttttaaagaatggacagaagaaaagggaaaagaagaccaaaaagaaCCATAGACAATCAGAATAGCTTTGAAAGTTCTGTtagatttattacatattttgaGAAGAAATCAAGCTACACATAGTAGAGACTCCCAGTTTCTTCTCCCAGAAGTCCTCCCTGATCTTGCAAGCAAaatgatttctcctttaaatttccTTGTATCACTTAGTCTAGAACTCTTCTCTGTCCCTCGTTTCCTATTTATCTACATACACGTGGCATCACTCAGAGATTAGATTAGAAGttgcttcattttattaattttctactATGTGTGAGGCAAAGGAACGGTATTGTTCCCTAATGTTCAAcacaatattttatatgtattttgtagATGTTtcataatgtttgttgaattgattggCTTTGACAAATGAAGAACTTACAGCTCAGAGAAGTAATTTCCTTGCCCAAAGCCTCTTGGCCAGCAAGTGATTTTGCTGTTAGTGatctttcagtcatatccaattcttcatggcgccatgtagggttttcttggtacacacagacacatgcacacactcccacaaaatatatacacatctatgtaGATAGACAGGCTCCTCCTGTTGCTGAATAAAAAACAGGCTAATTCTGCACCTCAAATTTGGACACCCAGATAAGTCTTTCTTTTCCGGGTTAAACCAAGGGATTATTTCATGTTTTGGTCTGTGTATTCCCAGTTCCTAGACATGtaataagtgtttaatacatgtttgttgattgCTTGGTTaccatggagaagagaagattcatgGGAGTCATGTTAGCTGTCTTCAAGGATTTGGTCCCAGGAGACAGAATCAGTAGCATTTGGGtagaagataaaaagaagcaaattgaagcttgaaataaagaaaacctTTCTAACAAGTAGAGCTATCTAACAGTGGACCGAGAAAGTGATGAGCTCATAAAACTAGAGCTGGTCTAGTTAAACCTCTCTATGACatgggtaaggaaactgaggtccacagaaaTGAATGATTTACTCAAGGCCACATAGGTAGTGATaaagcctggatttgaacccagggtcacTAGACACAAATCTAGCACTCTGTCCTCTGTACCACATTGCCCTTCAATGTGTTGGATGTGTCATATAGTGGAGGTTGTTTTTCTGATATTCAGAGTACTATGTATGGATTAACCACTGAGATTCTCGGTTTCTATGTTAGGATTCTTTCCAACTCAGAGATTTAGAGAGTCGTTAGCAGAAGCTGTATATTGCAGCCTCTGAGAAAACACTAAGCTCTCATTATTTCAGTGGACAGTCAATCTATCAATCAATTATTTGTTCGTTTTTTGGAGCAAATAATTACTGTTGTCATTGATGCCTTCTTACTTTTGAGACAATTTTCTGTATTTGGCATTTACTGATGGGGACAAATATCGCATTCCTCCCAGCAGAATGAAAGCCCACCATAGCAAGAGCTAGCTGTGTTTTTTGTTTACTTGGTTTTTATCCTCAGGACCTAGCACGATGCCTTACATGCAGTAGACAatcaaatagatttttaaaaaccatttattaattgttcAATGAACTGGGGGGAAAGAGAGATTTGACTAAATTTTCCATTGTAATAAATGTTGCATTGGTCACTGAGAAGACCAAACCTGATTTTACTTTCAGGTAATAACTAAAATTCTttacctctctcctttttttactACTTTAAGGTGAAGTCACAATTTCAAAAAAAGTCCAATGTAGAATGTACGGAATTTAAAGCTGAAAGTTACAAAACTCAAGTGGTTGCTGGGACCATTTATTATGTAAAGGTAAGTGTTGAACAAATCATTCAACTCCAACCTActccattcattttatttctatgtgAATATACAGAGAAAGTGTTAAAATCATTTAGCCCCTTCCTTTTGAGTagctggagaaaataaagtgtgTCTGCCTCTGAGGAAATATGAAGTGATAGCAGAGTAACCAAGAAAAAGTGAAGAaggcagaaaggaggaaaggacttTGGGAAGAGATTCATATCAGCCTGGGAAGACGAGGAGGACTAGTCTGGGAGGTTTTGTCCTGACATTGAAAGGGAGAGATGGCAATCAAAAAGGGGATGAAGTGAGAGGAGGGGGCAGAGaagctgggaagggaagaagaggaaaagagaatgtaaAAGGCTCTTCCCCACCCTTACTTTAAGAAGTCAGGCAACTGGAAAGCAGTAAGACCAAGACAGGATGGATGGAAATGAATTTCTATTTGGCCCGGTGACTGAGAACTTATATGCTCATGATTATGCATTAGGGGAATTCTATTCTGCTTTCATCTTCTTTTAAGATAATGTTAGTCCTTAAGATGATAAATTGCCAGTTTGCAAGTGTGGAGTAAGTGTCGGGATACAATAGCCAAGGCTTTTCTGGGTAGAAATCAGagcaaaaagaatatgaaaatccCCCAAGTACTGAGAGTCTCAGACAGAGGATTATGTGTTCTATCCCGAGTCCAACAACTACATTGCATGTTGCTTGAGAGTAAGTCGACTGTCTCATATCAGAGCTATCAGCAATCTGTTCCCTCAGCTGGCTCCATTGTTTTGGATTTCGAGAAATAACTTTTCTACCAGGCTTCACATCATCCTCCTGATTCAGTACTAGGCCACCATGGACTCTGAGCGATAAACCATATCAGAAATTACTGAAGGCCACTTTTCTTTTCCGCACCTTTGAAGGGTTTGGGAGCTTTGGTCCCAACTCATGAAGGAAACTCTCCATCAATGCAGAAAAGCAATATTCTGCAATTTTTTGTCTTAGAGATTTTTCTGATGCCtggagaagttaagggacttgagTTCTGTTTGATTCTAACCTGTAAATAAGCCTATTtatgctttaaaataaaagtcaaggtcttcctaactctagacctaTCCTTCTATCCATTGGGTTTCCTAGCTGCCTCAAAAGAACCAAGTATAGGTCAATTAACAAACCTCCATGAGTCTTACTAgcttcctcaactacaaaatgagccATTTGAATTCAGATGCTTCAAGCGCTAAACCTGGGATCTTTAGAATGAACAGTAGCATGATATTGGCACCCCTCTGAATCTTATTGCTCATTGGACCTCGGTGGGTCCAATTCCCttacctttaaaaattaaactcaaTGATCTCTCAGGGAATCATTTTTCctgttacaatttttttaaagaacaaagtgGCTCATTTAggttagaataaaaatataaaacttacCCTAGAGCCCACATACCTCAATTTCTCCATGACTCCTCAAAATCTCTAGGACTACAAATTGTGAAAAATTATCTATCTGCTTTGGTAGGGGAGTATCTTTAATAGGAGTTTCTCACTTTGATAAAAATCACAGTTTCTgaggaactgagggaaaaaaTCAGTACTAGCTCTAGTGTTCATGGTTCTACAGGGGtttaaatgtagaaaaacaacaatattttttaaatgtgaaaactACATTGATATAATGAGATGTAATTGAGCTATTAGAAATTATGAATACAGAAAAGGATCTTCTATATACTAATGTAAAGTgaagcaatcaaaattagaacTAAAGACAAGTTGTACAGAGTGACTAAAGCAGCATTAGTGGAAAAAACCAACAATAAATTGATCATAAATAAATGGCATTAATTTATAATGACCCATTAGAACAACAGAAAAcaatcacctttattatttatagatgggggaagagtttatgatcaaaagagggagagagaggatcacagaagataaattagtcaattttggttatattaaatataaaaggttttattaaaagcaaacataaaaggttttataaaagcaaaatgaatgaatttgaaaCTAGAAAGGAACAACTACATGAAAAAGAAtctttgtagcaagtttctctgataaatgtctcatttcaaAGATATTTATGGAGTTGATTCAAATTGATGAGAATAAAAGcaattacccaattgataaactGTCAAAGTATATAAATTggaagttttaaaattaagaaatttaagaTATTCACCAGCTTGTCAAAAAACACCCCAAGTTACTAatcattagagaaatggaaattgaagcaactctgaggttccaaCTCATAAGATTGGCAAAACTGACAAATATGGAATATGGAAATGCTGGAGGAATTGTAGGGAAACGAGTACATTAAAATTCTATTGGTGGAGCTCTGAATTTATCCAGCCATTCTGCataacaatttggaaatatgttccCAAAGCCACTAAGGTATGCAAACCTTTTGATGCAGAATAAAGAGTactagatacacacacacacacacacacacacacacacacacacacacacacacacacaagatcaGTGAGAAAAGGAAATTACTCATATGTACACAAAAATTTATTACATCTTTTTTTGTGATAGCCAAAACCCCCAAACGAAGGGGatattcaaatggggaatggctgaacaaatctcATATAAAAGTAATGAAATTATGTGAATGAAGTGTTAGTGGCCATGACAAACTGcatgggaagacctatatgaactgaggGAGAGGAAGTGAGAAAAACCAGAATAATTTCTATAACAGTAACACCATGAGGAAAAATAactgaaagactttagaattctTATCAATAACACAAGAGACTGATTCTAGAGGACCAAAGATGAAGTTAAGTATAAATAGATACAAACTATATGGGAAATGACAATGTTTGACTATCCAATTTTGTTTTGAaggttttccctccttttctttcattcttccatctatttcatcattcctttgtgtctttctttcttcctgtcttctttcctttcttttcatccttcctgtctgcctatcttctttccttttgtcttccttcctttctttgtttttctttctttccttccttcttccttccctctttcctttctttctttgtctttcttttttctttctcttttttttgttccATTGGGTGGAGTAAGAGAAGTAAAAATCCATGCTTGTTCATTGgaaaaaagaagttggaaaaaTTATAATGGGGAGACATGGTCAcaaagaaaatttattaaaaagtatctccatttctttttaataGGGAACTATGGTTACAGAACAATTCATATAATGTTCTGACTGTTCTGATATATTGGTCAGTGTTGCTGAATTgtatttgttttcctcttttatttgctCTCATAGAAGATGGCTctttgggaggaagggaaggattcATTGAGAAAAGGTGGTAacacaaaagcaaaagatatcaataaaaagactttatttcaaaattaaaacaaagaccCCAAATACTCTCTAAAGAAgtaattacaaaagaaattgttttcttctcattctctatGGGCTGTTATTTCTACCTACAAAGAATGTggcaccacaaaaaaaaatattcagtaaCTAAAAATTGATCATGAAGAAGTTTTAGTCTCTCCTTGCCTCCTGTCCAGAGCAGTCTATTCCCAACCACAAAAATCAAGGAGCAGGAGAACTAAAATCATTACCTGATCTTTTTAGCCTGGTTACTAAGCCATTTTCTTAGGGCAATGAAAATAATCAGCCATCACTCCAAAGCATGATAAAATCTCAGAACTGAAACAGAACTCAGAGGTCAACTAATCAAAGCTCTACCTAAAACAGGAGTACCCAACAATTACTCTAAAAAGTGAGACATTCTAGATTGAAATCCATGTGACTAATTCTCAACTTCTCTTTACTTACAGGTACATATTGGgaacaataaatatatacatatgaaaatacTTGAACCTCTCACTCATGCAGATAATGCACTGGAACTGTTGGACTACCAGTGTGACAAAACCAAGGATGATGAATTGGTTTACTTTTAATGGCAAATACCAGAAGGCATCTGTTTGCTGTCATGAGCATCCTGTGCCCATAAGAACatttgaaatgaaatataaaaaagattttcACATTAATGACATATTGgttatgttataaataaaaattaatctggaagctTATTATTAGATTCATAAGTTTTTATtagtaaatagaaagaaaaatagaaagagggTTTTCAACCTTTCTAACTAGGCAAACTCCAATCCTCCATTGCAGCCAGCTAAGGCCTTGGTTTATAAGAGATCACCATATAGGATAAGACAGAGCGCAAGCCCAGAAACAATAGTTCCTTCAGCTATcagtccagagagagagagagagaggagcaagttagttcaaatctaggctgAATTATGGGCCCCTTAAATATTTACCTCACACAGTTAGTTTTAATCAACTTTCcatcttctctatttttcttctttgttataagggatggttcCCTGGATAAAGAAAGTGGGATGACTATATTCACAATTTAAAAGATTTAatcaattctaaaattatttGCTTTAAATCATCTTAAATCTTAGTCATTCTGTAGCAGATACTGACATTCCAATAGTCAAAGGGCATTAGGTTATACTATAGAACTACCAAGAAAATTCATGTAGCACCCTCTCTGGACACCTCCTTGAAATTACACTTGTTAAGGGTTGGGCTCCCACATAAGAGATACTAGAGATAACCCTCTGAGTTAGCATCTCTATCTATCTCATGAGCCACCATTAACCATCAGCTAACAATTAGACACAATTAGCAAAGGCAATTTAATCACATGACATAGCAAGAATAGTTGTCACACAACACCTCCCCCCATACAACTGGAATATATATATTCCCCAAATACACACTGTCTGCAGGAATGGTAGGCTCCAATTAAGAGTAAGATGTATGTGTGGCAAAGCCAACCCACAACTTCTGGTACAACGTGGCCTAGAAATCTTTTGTTCTCTGGGTGGGTAGCTCAGCAGAATATCCAGGATCTTCTCTCAATGGTCTGATTCCCTTGTTGATTTACATAGCTCATAGCCCTTGAAACTTCATCCACCCTAGAGTCTCCTTATATCCATGCCTATCTAAAGGTAGACCAAACTGAGGTTGAACTGACAACtattctctgctgccttactaaTAAGTAGTATTTACCTGTCAGCAATAGTACCACCTACATGAGTTGACATTTACATGTCCCTGTTTTTAGGAATCTCTTGATACTTAATAATCTAATGCCAAAAAGGaacaaattattaaaacaatcaataatttttattaatgaaaattacaatgaagagacaacagatcaaaatttgtgggatacaaccaaagcaaTAGTTGAGGGGGAATTTATaactctaaatgcttacatcaataaaatgaagaaaatgcacATCAATGAATTGGCATGCTtctaaaaataactagaaaaagaacaaattttaaatcctcaTTTAAATTGGAAACccatgaaaaattattacaattgaaagtaagagaaccagttaatgaaaaaaaaataaaattgacagtgcaagataaggtcaaaatggatgtaagatttagatataaagagtgatattatgaCTAAAGTAGGGGAACATATAACATTTGTTTACCTGGTAGATCTTCAGagatgggaagaatttatgaccagcaagagacagagaatattataagatataaaattaatcatttttataataatcaattacaaagattttatacaaagaaaactaaaataatcaagactagaagggaaaccacaaacaaaaaatattttttataacaaatgtctctggTAATGGTCTAATGTCTCAGTTTTATAGAGATCTAAGTCATAAGAATACAATACATTCTCCAACTGTCAGGTTATGAACAAGggatttcagatgaagaaataaaagctatctataaccatgtaaaagtgttctaaatcactcctgattagaaaaatacaaattaaaacaacattgaggtaccacctcactctTATCATAAaagccaatatggcagtaaagaaaagtggcaaatgttgcaggggatgtggcaaaattgggacattattgcattggtagagttgtgaactgactcaaccattctggagggcaatttggaaatatgcccagagggctacaaaactatgcataccctttgatcttataataccactactaggtctatatccctaagagataataaaaaagggggaagtacctgcttatacaaaaatatttccagcagctctttttttggtggcaaagaattggcaattgaggggatgtccatgaattgggaatgactgaacaaattgttgtacatgttggtaatggaatactattctgccataagaaatcataagcaagatgatttcagaaaaagctggaaagatctgcaagaACTGATGCACCGTGAAATAAGCGAAATtgggagagcattgtacacaataacagcaatattgtatgatgattatctgtgaaaacttgccCACtcttggcaatgcagtgatctgggacaatcctgaaagatttttgatggggaatgctatccacctccagaaaaagaactgttagagtcatctttcacatcagtgtgcttatggttttattttgggattttggttacaCATAGGTTTGCTCTTAGAATAGtcaccaatatggaaatgtgttttccatgacgataaaaataaaatttttttaaaaagaaaaaatggacaaGATGGgcattttttaagatttcttctgTTTACTTTTCATTGAGAAGTTTTGAACACTTAGTGTATTCTTCATTACACCACCACCTCCACACTAGGTTCTTTCTGAATCCATATATCTTCCAGTGACATTTTAGTAGCCTGGATCTACTCTGAATGATCTAGCTGGTGTTTCCAGTTTCTTTTCCTGGTGCTTCTTTCTGCTGTTCACTATGGACTTTTGCCAGGGGAAGACTTTggctttttattttccttgatatgaTAACCTAAAAAGATTAGGAGGCCTTTTCTTACTTTGGTAACATTTCCCTCCTACACTCTATATTCATTTGTCTCTGCATGACTACATTAGTCAGAACCAGGCAAAACCTTAGTTGCCTCAGTAGGATGTGCAGAAAATCACCTTTTGAAGGGTTCAGGGGCAGTGAGGTACTCATCTCAATTTAAGGTAGGACACTTCATGAGGCCCCACCAGTGCTTTTGCCTTTAATAGTCAATCATCTGACACAATTAGCTCAAAGAAAGAGTATTTACCAAGATGGTATTGTAAGACTGACAGCTATAAAGCATTCCCCCCACAAACCAGAAGCATGCACTCCCACAGAACCCTACATCATTGGAAAGAGTGGGCACACAATTAGAGAACATACAAAGTGAGAGATTCACATTTCTTGCCTTGGGTTCTgaaatcctttttcttctcttgatgTCTTCACAGTGGACACAATATTTCTTCTGGATGTCCTCATTTCCCCTCAGAGCCTGCTCCCTGATTGTGTAAAGTCCCCTGGGGGTGAGAAGCCCCACTATCAGACACTATGACCattggagaagggggaagagagacagaaatgcCTCCCATCtcctcaaaagaagaaagagttcCTTATTCTGTCAAGTTGAGTGGCTCTTCCATAGCTCCTTCAGAGATCAAACTCTTCAGAGATATCTCTTGCATTACTTTTGCCAGGAGAGTGTCTTGCTTTTTTAATGGCCACCAGGGGTTTGGGAATCCTTCTGTCAGCCAATGGCCCAATAATGCCATCAAGCTTGATCTTTGTATCTaataaaatgataacaaaatatagtgggttgtttttttgtctttgatcaAGATGCCATCACGTTATTGTCTTTTATCTGTCTCACTGATTTCAGTGATTTCATCTATTGAGCTTGCGGAAAATTCAATGATCAGGAGTCTCCTGATCAACTTTCTCCCACTACACTAGTATTTTCTCCATTCTCACATTACCTTACATATATGCTCTATTCTTCTAGTAGACTGTAATCTTAAGAGTTAAAGGGTGGATTTGTTTCTTGTCTTGGTATATACCCAGCACATACAAATGCTTAATAGGAATTCATGGAGAGGTCAGATGGGTGGCTCAatgtattgaaagccaggctcagaaatgggaggtcttagattcaaatatggcttcctagctttgtgaccctaggcaagtcacttaattcctattgcatagcccttaccacacttctgcattggaaccaatatatagtattgattccaagatggaaggtaaaggtttaaaaaaaagaattcatagaattTAATTATCAAgcattctttctccatttcagGATCCAACATTGGGGAATCAATGGCCTTTTATGTCCCCTCATAAGCTCTATCTTTCCTGTAGACCATATAAATTACATCCTTTCTCcacattttccaaatttattttactATCTCTAAACACCCTAAAAATGCCAGCAATATTCACCAAAGTAGAAGCATTTTCAAATCTGTTTAGAAAGTTGAGACTATGTGTGGAGATCTTGTTTATTAGGAATTCAAAAA from Monodelphis domestica isolate mMonDom1 chromosome 4, mMonDom1.pri, whole genome shotgun sequence includes these protein-coding regions:
- the LOC103093927 gene encoding leukocyte cysteine proteinase inhibitor 1-like, translating into MMAGGLSEARPATEEIQKKVDQVKSQFQKKSNVECTEFKAESYKTQVVAGTIYYVKVHIGNNKYIHMKILEPLTHADNALELLDYQCDKTKDDELVYF